The Nitrospiraceae bacterium genome includes a window with the following:
- a CDS encoding Rieske 2Fe-2S domain-containing protein has protein sequence MEGFQCVATVDEIPPGQVKVFTINERSIAVFNVEGRFHAIYNVCPHEGGPLHKGRVKGYVVSCPWHDLAFDIRNGQGTDGGGYCVGSYDVRIEEGQVFVGPRRKV, from the coding sequence ATGGAAGGATTTCAGTGCGTGGCCACGGTGGACGAGATTCCCCCCGGCCAGGTCAAAGTGTTTACGATCAATGAGCGGTCCATCGCGGTCTTCAATGTCGAGGGCCGATTTCATGCGATTTATAATGTGTGCCCGCACGAAGGTGGTCCATTGCACAAGGGGCGGGTGAAAGGGTATGTGGTGTCTTGTCCCTGGCATGACTTGGCATTTGATATTCGGAATGGTCAAGGCACCGACGGCGGCGGGTACTGCGTGGGCAGCTACGACGTACGCATTGAAGAGGGGCAAGTCTTTGTCGGCCCCCGACGGAAGGTGTAG
- a CDS encoding DUF192 domain-containing protein, producing the protein MTKSSSGSDSEQRKKKVITLTLLAILLMSVSLFLTGPKESDTIIVEFPGGKKLETEVASTPEKLLFGLAFREGLPRDTGMLYIFESTGLHRVRTRQYKIPVDMMWVDESHHVIQLLENVPPCAQDPCPLYGPPPEPVRYLIQTDAGYVRREGVTAGMELKFTLRM; encoded by the coding sequence ATGACCAAATCATCGAGCGGATCTGATTCAGAACAACGCAAAAAAAAGGTGATCACGCTCACGCTCCTGGCAATCTTGCTCATGAGCGTGAGTCTGTTTCTTACGGGCCCGAAGGAATCCGACACCATCATCGTCGAATTTCCCGGCGGCAAGAAGCTGGAGACGGAAGTCGCGAGCACCCCTGAGAAGCTGCTGTTCGGCTTGGCGTTTCGTGAAGGATTGCCCCGGGATACCGGGATGCTTTATATCTTCGAGTCGACCGGCCTGCACCGGGTGCGGACGCGGCAGTACAAGATTCCGGTGGATATGATGTGGGTGGATGAGAGCCACCATGTCATCCAGCTTCTGGAGAATGTCCCACCCTGCGCCCAAGATCCTTGTCCGCTCTACGGTCCGCCTCCGGAACCCGTGCGATATTTGATTCAAACGGACGCAGGCTACGTGCGGCGCGAAGGGGTGACGGCCGGCATGGAACTCAAATTCACTCTTCGAATGTAA
- a CDS encoding protease inhibitor I42 family protein, producing MNQGGKAPAGASERESEAKAITGKVGQPVRIHLWEDRTRGELWVPIYDPKTMPLVDDDFLRIASGNAVDTGRRTFEFRPVTAGTHRLVFEKRMGWKFTAEDRQVFYVAVV from the coding sequence ATGAATCAAGGTGGGAAAGCGCCTGCGGGCGCGAGCGAGCGCGAGTCCGAGGCGAAGGCCATAACTGGGAAAGTCGGCCAGCCGGTGCGCATTCATCTGTGGGAAGACCGTACGCGCGGGGAGTTGTGGGTGCCGATCTACGATCCCAAGACCATGCCCTTGGTGGACGACGATTTTCTGCGGATCGCCAGCGGTAATGCCGTCGATACGGGGCGACGGACCTTCGAGTTCCGGCCTGTGACAGCCGGGACGCACCGCCTCGTATTCGAGAAGCGCATGGGTTGGAAATTTACGGCCGAAGATCGCCAAGTATTTTATGTCGCCGTCGTCTAA